The following coding sequences lie in one Primulina huaijiensis isolate GDHJ02 chromosome 2, ASM1229523v2, whole genome shotgun sequence genomic window:
- the LOC140971717 gene encoding zinc finger protein JACKDAW-like isoform X2 translates to MMSGDVFSAHNSASAKFFHQESEVLNPNPSSNSQPILAKKRRNLPGTPDAEVIALSPKTLMATNRFFCEICNKGFRRDQNLQLHRRGHNLPWKLKQRADKDQIKKKVYICPEKTCVHNDPTRALGDLTGIKKHFSRKHGEKKWKCEKCSKRYAVQSDWKAHSKTCGTREYKCDCGTLFSRKDSFITHRAFCDALAEENKRNTVGCGVNDQNFRNDLKNTNLINNIQPNLPTGFTDSAGGFRPEFTTAAPLFMDQEQQKPRLPLWLDHNPNLFMPSTSTNFPEMTSINSGDIFGLNSPMGNYANLSLSPLPLQPSLKEEPPLISKWNSNTMVANSGHSLYSDQKQVNHWNYSSSIGSMSATALLQKAAQMGSTKSNPQFFGNTSGAMLDSSTSSPFQNRSELHRVFRKQPTNTIAGSIMNFNASTASNTINNSEPSIIQTQGTNSLFLHSDHLHGVGHSLTRDFLGMGGYGGDVVTFLPQELAKFASMKSDMGMSHPTNNNNNQ, encoded by the exons ATGATGTCTGGTGACGTGTTTTCTGCTCATAATTCAGCTTCTGCAAAATTCTTTCATCAAGAATCTGAAGTACTAAACCCTAACCCTAGCTCCAACTCCCAACCTATATTAGCCAAGAAGAGACGAAATCTACCTGGAACTCCTG ATGCAGAAGTTATCGCTCTTTCGCCAAAGACACTTATGGCTACTAACAGATTCTTCTGTGAAATCTGCAACAAGGGTTTTCGAAGAGACCAAAATCTGCAGCTTCATAGAAGAGGCCATAATCTTCCATGGAAGCTCAAGCAAAGAGCCGACAAAgatcaaatcaagaaaaaggtTTACATATGCCCAGAAAAGACCTGCGTCCACAACGATCCGACCAGAGCCCTTGGAGATCTTACCGGAATTAAGAAGCATTTCAGCCGAAAACACGGCGAAAAGAAGTGGAAATGTGAGAAATGTTCCAAGAGATATGCGGTTCAATCTGACTGGAAAGCTCATTCGAAAACTTGTGGCACTAGAGAGTACAAATGTGACTGTGGCACACTCTTTTCCAG GAAAGATAGTTTCATCACGCACCGGGCTTTCTGTGATGCCTTAGCTgaggaaaataaaagaaatacaGTTGGTTGTGGAGTTAATGATCAGAACTTCCGAAACGATCTAAAAAATACAAATCTGATTAACAATATCCAACCTAATCTGCCGACTGGTTTCACCGACTCTGCGGGCGGATTTAGGCCAGAATTTACCACTGCGGCACCACTCTTCATGGATCAAGAACAGCAGAAGCCAAGATTACCGCTTTGGTTGGATCATAATCCCAATCTCTTCATGCCTTCTacttcaacaaattttcctgAAATGACGTCTATAAATTCCGGTGACATTTTCGGGTTAAATTCACCAATGGGAAATTATGCTAATCTCTCTCTATCGCCGTTGCCGCTCCAACCAAGCTTGAAGGAGGAGCCTCCGCTTATAAGCAAATGGAACTCAAATACGATGGTGGCCAATTCAGGGCATTCACTATATTCTGATCAAAAGCAGGTCAATCACTGGAATTATTCATCCTCGATAGGATCAATGTCTGCAACTGCGCTTCTACAAAAAGCAGCTCAAATGGGCTCAACTAAAAGCAATCCACAATTCTTCGGTAACACATCTGGAGCGATGCTCGATTCTTCTACTTCTTCTCCGTTTCAAAACAGAAGCGAATTACATCGGGTTTTCAGGAAACAACCGACGAATACAATTGCTGGTTCAATCATGAATTTCAACGCCTCCACGGCGAGTAACACGATCAATAACTCAGAGCCATCGATAATTCAGACACAAGGAACGAATTCACTGTTCTTGCATTCGGACCATTTGCATGGCGTGGGGCATAGCTTGACGAGGGATTTTCTTGGAATGGGCGGATATGGCGGCGATGTCGTGACGTTCTTACCTCAAGAACTGGCCAAATTTGCTTCCATGAAATCAGATATGGGGATGAGCCACcccactaataataataataatcagtAA
- the LOC140971717 gene encoding zinc finger protein JACKDAW-like isoform X1, translating into MMSGDVFSAHNSASAKFFHQESEVLNPNPSSNSQPILAKKRRNLPGTPDPDAEVIALSPKTLMATNRFFCEICNKGFRRDQNLQLHRRGHNLPWKLKQRADKDQIKKKVYICPEKTCVHNDPTRALGDLTGIKKHFSRKHGEKKWKCEKCSKRYAVQSDWKAHSKTCGTREYKCDCGTLFSRKDSFITHRAFCDALAEENKRNTVGCGVNDQNFRNDLKNTNLINNIQPNLPTGFTDSAGGFRPEFTTAAPLFMDQEQQKPRLPLWLDHNPNLFMPSTSTNFPEMTSINSGDIFGLNSPMGNYANLSLSPLPLQPSLKEEPPLISKWNSNTMVANSGHSLYSDQKQVNHWNYSSSIGSMSATALLQKAAQMGSTKSNPQFFGNTSGAMLDSSTSSPFQNRSELHRVFRKQPTNTIAGSIMNFNASTASNTINNSEPSIIQTQGTNSLFLHSDHLHGVGHSLTRDFLGMGGYGGDVVTFLPQELAKFASMKSDMGMSHPTNNNNNQ; encoded by the exons ATGATGTCTGGTGACGTGTTTTCTGCTCATAATTCAGCTTCTGCAAAATTCTTTCATCAAGAATCTGAAGTACTAAACCCTAACCCTAGCTCCAACTCCCAACCTATATTAGCCAAGAAGAGACGAAATCTACCTGGAACTCCTG ATCCAGATGCAGAAGTTATCGCTCTTTCGCCAAAGACACTTATGGCTACTAACAGATTCTTCTGTGAAATCTGCAACAAGGGTTTTCGAAGAGACCAAAATCTGCAGCTTCATAGAAGAGGCCATAATCTTCCATGGAAGCTCAAGCAAAGAGCCGACAAAgatcaaatcaagaaaaaggtTTACATATGCCCAGAAAAGACCTGCGTCCACAACGATCCGACCAGAGCCCTTGGAGATCTTACCGGAATTAAGAAGCATTTCAGCCGAAAACACGGCGAAAAGAAGTGGAAATGTGAGAAATGTTCCAAGAGATATGCGGTTCAATCTGACTGGAAAGCTCATTCGAAAACTTGTGGCACTAGAGAGTACAAATGTGACTGTGGCACACTCTTTTCCAG GAAAGATAGTTTCATCACGCACCGGGCTTTCTGTGATGCCTTAGCTgaggaaaataaaagaaatacaGTTGGTTGTGGAGTTAATGATCAGAACTTCCGAAACGATCTAAAAAATACAAATCTGATTAACAATATCCAACCTAATCTGCCGACTGGTTTCACCGACTCTGCGGGCGGATTTAGGCCAGAATTTACCACTGCGGCACCACTCTTCATGGATCAAGAACAGCAGAAGCCAAGATTACCGCTTTGGTTGGATCATAATCCCAATCTCTTCATGCCTTCTacttcaacaaattttcctgAAATGACGTCTATAAATTCCGGTGACATTTTCGGGTTAAATTCACCAATGGGAAATTATGCTAATCTCTCTCTATCGCCGTTGCCGCTCCAACCAAGCTTGAAGGAGGAGCCTCCGCTTATAAGCAAATGGAACTCAAATACGATGGTGGCCAATTCAGGGCATTCACTATATTCTGATCAAAAGCAGGTCAATCACTGGAATTATTCATCCTCGATAGGATCAATGTCTGCAACTGCGCTTCTACAAAAAGCAGCTCAAATGGGCTCAACTAAAAGCAATCCACAATTCTTCGGTAACACATCTGGAGCGATGCTCGATTCTTCTACTTCTTCTCCGTTTCAAAACAGAAGCGAATTACATCGGGTTTTCAGGAAACAACCGACGAATACAATTGCTGGTTCAATCATGAATTTCAACGCCTCCACGGCGAGTAACACGATCAATAACTCAGAGCCATCGATAATTCAGACACAAGGAACGAATTCACTGTTCTTGCATTCGGACCATTTGCATGGCGTGGGGCATAGCTTGACGAGGGATTTTCTTGGAATGGGCGGATATGGCGGCGATGTCGTGACGTTCTTACCTCAAGAACTGGCCAAATTTGCTTCCATGAAATCAGATATGGGGATGAGCCACcccactaataataataataatcagtAA